The following coding sequences lie in one Vibrio casei genomic window:
- the uspB gene encoding universal stress protein UspB, with protein MISAETLLTALTLVTAINLVRYFTALRSLIFIMREAHPLLYQQVDGRGFFSTHGNMTKQVRLYHYLKDKEYLHHHEDVFINKCSKVRELFVLSAGLTFVTLLLTFMV; from the coding sequence ATGATCAGTGCCGAGACTTTATTAACCGCGCTCACTTTGGTGACTGCTATCAATCTAGTGCGTTATTTTACCGCACTTCGATCGCTTATCTTTATTATGCGAGAAGCTCATCCTTTGTTGTACCAACAAGTCGATGGACGCGGTTTTTTCAGTACGCATGGTAATATGACTAAACAGGTTCGCCTTTACCATTATTTGAAAGACAAAGAATATCTCCATCACCATGAAGATGTCTTCATTAATAAATGCAGTAAAGTGCGCGAGCTGTTTGTATTAAGTGCAGGCTTAACGTTTGTCACCTTGTTGCTGACCTTTATGGTGTAA
- the ftnA gene encoding non-heme ferritin, with protein MLSKPMIEQLNEQINLEFFSSNLYLQMSAWCEDKGFEGAAEFLRKHATEEMEHMQRLFTYVSETGGLPILGAIDAPKHEFDSLGEVFRETYEHEQMITQCINKLAHLAFTCQDYSTFNFLQWYVAEQHEEEKLFKGILDKLELVGEDGKALFFIDKDLADLAKQGTSSVMAGSISV; from the coding sequence ATGCTTTCCAAACCAATGATTGAGCAATTGAATGAGCAAATAAATCTAGAATTTTTCTCATCCAATCTATACTTACAAATGAGTGCTTGGTGTGAAGACAAAGGCTTTGAAGGTGCCGCTGAGTTTTTACGCAAACATGCCACAGAAGAAATGGAACACATGCAACGTCTTTTTACTTATGTGAGTGAGACTGGCGGGCTGCCGATTTTAGGAGCTATTGATGCGCCTAAACATGAATTCGATAGCTTAGGTGAGGTATTCCGTGAAACCTATGAGCATGAGCAAATGATAACGCAATGCATCAATAAGTTGGCACATTTAGCGTTTACATGCCAAGACTACTCGACCTTTAATTTCTTGCAGTGGTATGTGGCAGAGCAGCACGAAGAAGAGAAGTTGTTTAAAGGGATTTTAGACAAGCTAGAATTGGTTGGTGAAGATGGCAAGGCGCTATTTTTTATCGATAAAGATCTAGCTGACTTAGCAAAACAAGGTACATCTTCAGTGATGGCAGGTTCGATTTCGGTATAA
- a CDS encoding universal stress protein: MTYKHILVAVDLSEDSVILVNKAAALASACDAKLSLIHIDVNFTDMYTGFMEINFAETQNAMLESAQKKIKTLVESLNFPITETIVSSGDLCNEIGHAIDNLNIDLVICGHHKDFWSKLLSTSRQLINEAAVDMLIVPLAD; the protein is encoded by the coding sequence ATGACTTACAAACATATTTTAGTCGCAGTCGACTTATCGGAAGACAGCGTCATTCTGGTCAACAAAGCTGCAGCACTGGCGAGCGCTTGTGACGCGAAATTATCCTTGATTCATATCGATGTAAACTTCACCGACATGTACACAGGTTTCATGGAAATTAATTTTGCAGAAACTCAAAATGCTATGCTGGAATCTGCGCAAAAAAAAATCAAAACCTTAGTCGAAAGCCTTAATTTCCCAATTACCGAGACCATCGTATCCAGTGGTGACTTATGCAACGAGATTGGTCATGCCATTGATAACCTCAACATTGACCTTGTCATTTGCGGTCATCACAAAGATTTCTGGAGTAAATTATTATCCACATCACGCCAGCTCATTAATGAAGCCGCGGTCGATATGTTGATTGTCCCTCTAGCGGATTGA
- a CDS encoding carboxylate/amino acid/amine transporter: MFYLSAVTLLWAFSFSLIGVYLAGQVDAWFSVWIRIALASLVFLPFIKVKGIPKTFIIKLMAIGGIQLGLMYCFYYQSFLLLSVPEVLLFTVFTPIYVTLIYDFFKGRFSPWYLVTALIAVIGAAIIKFSGVNDHFLTGFLVVQGANLCFAIGQVGYKYLMEKEKIELPQHTVFGYFYLGALVIATIAFSLLGNIDKLPTTGLQWSILVYLGLIASGLGYFMWNKGACMANAGALAVMNNALVPAGLVVNILIWNREVDLTRLLLGGAVIMLSLWVNETWVKKKAAQ; this comes from the coding sequence ATGTTTTATCTTTCTGCGGTCACGCTTTTGTGGGCGTTTTCATTTAGCTTGATCGGCGTTTACCTTGCTGGTCAAGTGGATGCGTGGTTTTCTGTCTGGATCCGTATCGCGCTTGCCAGTCTCGTCTTCCTGCCTTTTATTAAGGTTAAGGGCATCCCGAAAACGTTCATTATTAAATTAATGGCCATTGGCGGCATTCAACTTGGCTTGATGTATTGTTTTTATTACCAATCCTTTTTATTGCTTTCTGTTCCTGAAGTGCTCCTCTTTACCGTCTTCACACCCATTTATGTCACCTTAATCTACGATTTTTTCAAAGGCCGATTTTCGCCTTGGTACTTGGTAACCGCACTCATTGCGGTCATTGGGGCAGCAATCATTAAGTTTTCTGGCGTGAATGACCACTTCTTAACGGGCTTTTTAGTGGTACAAGGTGCCAACCTTTGCTTTGCGATTGGGCAGGTTGGCTATAAATATTTAATGGAAAAAGAAAAGATTGAATTACCCCAGCATACGGTTTTTGGTTACTTCTATTTAGGGGCGTTAGTGATCGCGACCATTGCCTTTAGTCTGTTAGGAAATATCGACAAACTCCCCACCACTGGGCTGCAATGGAGCATTTTGGTTTACTTAGGGCTCATTGCGTCTGGGCTTGGCTATTTCATGTGGAATAAAGGGGCTTGTATGGCCAATGCTGGTGCGTTAGCCGTCATGAATAATGCATTAGTCCCCGCAGGCTTAGTAGTGAATATTTTGATTTGGAACCGAGAGGTGGATTTAACTCGTTTGCTGCTTGGCGGCGCCGTCATCATGCTGTCTTTGTGGGTGAATGAAACGTGGGTGAAGAAGAAAGCCGCTCAATAA